A portion of the Salmo trutta chromosome 1, fSalTru1.1, whole genome shotgun sequence genome contains these proteins:
- the ost4 gene encoding dolichyl-diphosphooligosaccharide--protein glycosyltransferase subunit 4: MVTDVQLAIFANMLGVSLFLLVVLYHYVAVNNPKKLE, encoded by the coding sequence ATGGTGACTGACGTCCAGCTGGCCATCTTTGCCAACATGTTGGGTGTGTCTCTGTTCCTGCTGGTGGTTCTATATCACTACGTAGCCGTCAACAACCCCAAGAAACTGGAGTAG